GCCGATGTGCTCGACGAGCGCGCTCGGATCGCCCGGGAGATCCACGACGTGCTCGCGCACTCGCTCGGCGCGCTGAGCATCCAGATCCAGACCGCACAGGTGTACTTCGCCGACCTCGATGATCCGCGGCGCGGGCTCGATGCGCTGACCACCGCGCAGCGGATGGCGGCCGAAGGGCTGACCGAGACCCGCCGCGCGGTCTTGGCGTTGCGCTCGGATACGCTGCCGCTGAACGAGGAACTCGCCCGGACGGCCGCGCAGCACGCCGCGGTCTACGGCGTATCGGTGCGCTGCGAAACCGAGGGTGCGCCGCGGCCGGTGCCGCCGGACGCGACCGTCGCGCTGATGCGCACGGCCCGTGAGTCGCTGGTCAACGCGGCGAAGCACGCCACCGGCCACAGCGTCGACATCCGTCTGGTCTACGCGCCCGACCGGCTGCGGATGACGATCGCGAACGATCTCGACGAGGAGGGCGACGTGGCGGGGGACGGGTCCGCACCGCGGCGACCGCAGACCGTCGACGCCGGATACGGTTTGACCGGGATGCACGAGCGGTTGCGGCTGCTGCGCGGTACCCTCGACGCCGGCGTGCGCGGCGGCGAGTGGGTGGTCGCGGCCGAGCTTCCCTTCGCCCAGTCGCCGAGCCCGGAGGTCGCCATCCGATGAACGAACCCGGCAGGATGCTGCGCATCATCGTCGCCGATGATCAGGCCAGCGTCCGCGAGGGGCTCGTGGTGTTGCTCGGCGCACTACCGGATATCGAGGTGGTGGCGTCGGCGGCGGACGGCAGGCAGGCGGTCGAACTCGTCGCGCAGCACCGGCCGGACGCGATCCTGCTCGACCTGCACATGCCCGTGCTCGACGGCATCGAGGCGACGAAACTGCTGGTCGCCGAGCATCCGCAGGTCGCCGTGGTGGTGCTCACGACGTACCTCGACGACACGTCCGTCATGGACGCCTTGCGGGCGGGTGCGCGCAGCTATCTGACGAAGGACGCCGACCGCAAGGACATCGCGCACGCGCTGCGGGCCGCGGCCGACGGCCTCGCCGTGTTCGATCCGCGCGTGCACGCCACCTTGCTCAATGCCGCTTCGGGTTTCGGTGCCGAACGCGACGACGAAGACGCCCTCGGCGAGCCGGCCGGCGGCCAGGCCGCGCCGGACGGTCTGACCCAGCGGGAAGCCGAGATCCTCGGCCTGGTCGCGAAGGGCCTGACGAATCCGGAGATCGCCGACCGGCTGTTCGTCAGCACGCTCACGGTCAAGTCGCACGTCAACCGGATCTTCTCGAAGACCGGCTCGCGCGACCGTGCCGCGGCCATCGGCTACGCCTACCGCCACGGCTTGGCGGAATGACCTGATCGACCGGAATGTCCGGTGGTTTTCACCCGGCCGTGGCGCAATCCCGACCCACACGCTACGGTTTGCCGGAAGATCAGGTCATGGCGCACGATTGAGTAGGGTTGGGGAGCAGGTGCGAGGCACGTCAGAGATCGACGACACGGCCGGCGGAGTGCAGTCCGAGCCGGAGTCGGTCCCGACCCGCGCCGCGGCTTCGGCGCCGGCGGCCGCCCGGCGCGCGGATCGCCCGCTGTGGCTCGCCTCGCTGCTGGCCGCGCTTCCGGCCTGGGTGCTCGCGCACGTGCTGGTCCTGGCGATGCAGGACTACGCCGAGCGCCGCGACCCGCCGTTCGCGGCCCAGATGCCCGGCCGCGACCAGATCCACCACGTCTTCGATGCGCTCTTCA
This genomic window from Actinospica robiniae DSM 44927 contains:
- a CDS encoding sensor histidine kinase, yielding MLLAVWFARIVGLVLLGGLTFLNPPTSAEGPLTQQTAYVVAVLGVIGWASVAVPWSRLPERFGVPVLIGSLGTVAVAACVGASAGGAGDVLIILAATAMMHAGSELRGRATIGIGVASALATDIGGLAFHQGAATLLGVPLLILSGALFGRQRTAYRVQAEQAAALLAQHERLRVQQRRADVLDERARIAREIHDVLAHSLGALSIQIQTAQVYFADLDDPRRGLDALTTAQRMAAEGLTETRRAVLALRSDTLPLNEELARTAAQHAAVYGVSVRCETEGAPRPVPPDATVALMRTARESLVNAAKHATGHSVDIRLVYAPDRLRMTIANDLDEEGDVAGDGSAPRRPQTVDAGYGLTGMHERLRLLRGTLDAGVRGGEWVVAAELPFAQSPSPEVAIR
- a CDS encoding response regulator transcription factor; translation: MNEPGRMLRIIVADDQASVREGLVVLLGALPDIEVVASAADGRQAVELVAQHRPDAILLDLHMPVLDGIEATKLLVAEHPQVAVVVLTTYLDDTSVMDALRAGARSYLTKDADRKDIAHALRAAADGLAVFDPRVHATLLNAASGFGAERDDEDALGEPAGGQAAPDGLTQREAEILGLVAKGLTNPEIADRLFVSTLTVKSHVNRIFSKTGSRDRAAAIGYAYRHGLAE